The Nocardioides ochotonae genome segment ACACCTTCGAGCGCGGCCTGCAGGTGCTGCCGACCTTCGCCATGGTCGCCGGCAAGGGGCTGTCCGCGGGCGACGAGGGCAGCGCCCCGGAGCTGCGGATGCCCGGCATCGACATCGACCTGCGCCGGATCCTGCACGGCGGCCAGGCGCTGACCGTGCACCGGCCGCTGCCGGCCCAGGGACGCGCCACCCTCCGCACCCGGGTCGCCGAGGTCTGGGACAAGGGCAAGGCGGCGGTGATCGTGCTCGAGCACGACGCCCGCGACGAGCAGGACCAGCCGCTGTGGACCACCCGCATGCAGATCTTCGCGCGCGGCGAGGGCGGCTTCGGCGGCGAGCCCGGCCCGGAGAGCGCCTGGAGCGCCCCGGAGCGCGAGCCCGACCACGTGCTGGAGTCCCCGACGCGCGCCGACCAGGCGCTGCTCTACCGGCTCAACGGCGACCTCAACCCCCTGCACATCGACCCCGGCTTCGCCCGGGCCGCCGGCTTCGAGCAACCGATCCTGCACGGGCTCGCCTCCTACGGCATCGTCGCCAAGGCGATCGTCGACGGGCTGCTCGACGGCGACGCGACCCGGCTGGAGTCGCTGTCGGTGCGCTTCGCCGGCTCGATCCACCCCGGCGAGACGATCCGCACCTCGGTGTGGCGTGACGGCGAGGAGCTGCTGCTGTCCGCGACCTGCCCCGAGCGCGACGGCCAGCCGGTCCTGACCCACGCGACAGCCCGGGTGCGCTGACGTGGTCGCGGGGGAGTCGTTCCGGGAGTGCTCGGCGCCGCCGGTCGACGGCGGCGTGGACGCCGCCGTGGCCGCCGTACGACGGCTCGCGGAGGCGCTGCTGCGCACCGGCGACGGTACGGCGGTCGACCTCGACGACCTGGCCCGGCGGATCACCGCGCTCAGCGAGGAGGTCGAGGAGCACACCCCGGCGCTGGACACCCGGATGGTGGACATGTGGTCCGGCGAGGGAGCGACCCGCCACGACCCGGTCACCGGCCCCGAGAACGCCCTCGCGCCACCGCTGCACCTCACCGGCCACGACGACGGCTCGGTCTCCGGCACGGTCCGGCTCGGGGTGCTCTACCAGGGCCCGCCCGGCTGCGTGCACGGCGGTGTGAGCGCCCTGCTGCTCGACCACACCCTCGGCGTCGCCAACGCCTGGGCCGGCACGGCCGGGATGACCGGCACGCTGACGGTCCGCTACCACGCACCCGTGCCGCTGCACGAGGACCTGGTGGTCAGCGGGCGCCAGGAGCGGGTCGAGGGACGCAAGATCTGGACCACCGGGACGATCTCCCACGACGGGAAGGTGCTGGTGAGCACCGAGGGGCTCTTCATCGACGCGCTGCTGCAGCGCCCCCGTTGAGCAGCAGGTGACCTCGGGCAGCACCACCACTCCGCGGTCGGGGGACGCCGCACCGGGCGCTCCGCGACCGGCCGCGGTGATCATCGTGCTGTGCGCGGCCGGCATCTGCGTGGCCCTGGTGCAGGCGATGATCTTCCCGCTGGTGCCGTCGCTGCCCGGCCTGCTCGACACCAGCGCCGCCGACGCGACCTGGGTGGTCAGCGCGACGCTGATGGCCGCCGCGGTGGCGACGCCGGTGAGCGGGCGCCTCGGCGACATGGTCGGCAAGCGCCGGGTGATCCTGGCCAGCCTGGGCTTCCTGATCCTCGGGTCGCTGGTCTGCGCGGCGTCCTCGAGCCTGCTGCCGATGATCGTCGGCCGGGCGCTCCAGGGCCTGGCGATGGGCACCATCCCGCTGGGGATCAGCGTGATGCGCGAGGAGCTGACCACCCGCCAGATGGCCACCGGCATCGCGGTGATGAGCGCGACGATGGGCATCGGCGGGTCGATCGGCATGCCGCTGAGCGCGCTGGTGCTCGCGGTCGCGTCGTGGCGGGCGATGTTCCTGCTGGTCGCGCTGCTCGCCTCGGTGTGCGCGGTGGCGGTGCTGGTGGTCGTCCCGCCGTCGCGGGTGGCCCGGCCGGGCCGCTTCGACCTCGTCGGGGCCCTCGGCCTCGCGGTGGTGCTGGTCGCGTTCCTCCTGGTGGTCACCCGCGGCCAGGAGTGGGGTTGGGCGAGCCCGCCGATCGCCGCCCTCGCCCTGCTCGTCGTCGTGGTGCTGGCGTGGTGGACCCGCTTCGAGCTGCGCCGGCGCGACGCCCTGGTCGACCTGCGGGTCGCGGCGCGCCCGACGATGGTGTGGGCCAACCTCGCCGCGCTCGCGCTCGGCTTCTCGATGTACCCCCAGGGCCTGGCCTTCCCGCAGATGATGAACGCCCCGGCCTCGACCGGCTACGGCCTCGGCCTCGACATGGTCATCGCCGGCCTCGTCATCGGCATCGGCGGCCTGAC includes the following:
- a CDS encoding MaoC/PaaZ C-terminal domain-containing protein, which gives rise to MPIDVATALGAEPTVREVCWTPRDVLLYHLSLGAGRDAASDPELAYTFERGLQVLPTFAMVAGKGLSAGDEGSAPELRMPGIDIDLRRILHGGQALTVHRPLPAQGRATLRTRVAEVWDKGKAAVIVLEHDARDEQDQPLWTTRMQIFARGEGGFGGEPGPESAWSAPEREPDHVLESPTRADQALLYRLNGDLNPLHIDPGFARAAGFEQPILHGLASYGIVAKAIVDGLLDGDATRLESLSVRFAGSIHPGETIRTSVWRDGEELLLSATCPERDGQPVLTHATARVR
- a CDS encoding PaaI family thioesterase — encoded protein: MVAGESFRECSAPPVDGGVDAAVAAVRRLAEALLRTGDGTAVDLDDLARRITALSEEVEEHTPALDTRMVDMWSGEGATRHDPVTGPENALAPPLHLTGHDDGSVSGTVRLGVLYQGPPGCVHGGVSALLLDHTLGVANAWAGTAGMTGTLTVRYHAPVPLHEDLVVSGRQERVEGRKIWTTGTISHDGKVLVSTEGLFIDALLQRPR
- a CDS encoding MFS transporter, with protein sequence MTSGSTTTPRSGDAAPGAPRPAAVIIVLCAAGICVALVQAMIFPLVPSLPGLLDTSAADATWVVSATLMAAAVATPVSGRLGDMVGKRRVILASLGFLILGSLVCAASSSLLPMIVGRALQGLAMGTIPLGISVMREELTTRQMATGIAVMSATMGIGGSIGMPLSALVLAVASWRAMFLLVALLASVCAVAVLVVVPPSRVARPGRFDLVGALGLAVVLVAFLLVVTRGQEWGWASPPIAALALLVVVVLAWWTRFELRRRDALVDLRVAARPTMVWANLAALALGFSMYPQGLAFPQMMNAPASTGYGLGLDMVIAGLVIGIGGLTMLLLAPLAARFIVVRGARVSLMVAGVLVAVSYLVPLVWYDEPWYFALASIVMCAGLAFGMGALPQLVMSAVPVGETGAANGVNALMRSLGLAVSGAVVSIVLASSTLDAGGATYPTLGSLRLSYAVTLLAALLVVVCAWRVPRAGVAGVGAVGAGPAERS